In the Natronoglycomyces albus genome, GGGTCTCCGAGTTGGGTTTGGTAGCGGTTGGCTTGCCAGGGGTGGACGGGTAGGGAGGTGGGTGGGTGGGTGCCGGCGGTGGTGGTGCCGGTGGGTGGTTGGTGGTGGGGGAGGTTGATGGTGGGTTGGTGTTCGGGGGCGTAGGTGCGGGTTTGGGTGTCGGTGAGGGGGTGGCGGTGGCGGGCGAGGGGGTGGGTGGGGTGTCCGGTGAGGATGAGTTGTTCGAAGAGGACGGAGGGGTCGGGGTGGTGTTGGTGGGCGGCGGTGAGGATGTTGGTGGGGTGGGTGGTGGCGGCGGTGAGGGCGAGGGCGTAGCCGTGGGTGGCGTGGGTGATTTCTTGGGTGAAGCGGTGGGCGTGGGGTGAGTTGCCGGCGAGGTGGGTGGCTAGGTGGGTGGGGTTGGTTTCGGTGCCGGTGTTGGTGCCGGGGAGGGGTTCGTGTTTGGCGGCGTGGTGGAGGCGTTGGCAGATGGCGGTGCGGGCTTGTTGGTGGTGGTGGGGGGTGATGGTGGTGTTTTGGTGTGCGTTGGTTTCCACGCCTCGAAGGTACTCGGGGTGGGGTGGGGGTGGGTAGGGGTTGTGGTGGGGGTGACGGTGTGGGGTTAGACGGGGCTGGTGTCGGGTTGGGTGGGGGTGAGTTGGATGGCGGTGAGGCGGTCGCGGAGGCGGCGGAGGGTGGGGAGGTGGAGGTGGTGGGCTTGGGGGGTGAGCCAGGTTCCGATGTCGGAGGCGGCTTGGTTGGTGGGGAGGTGGCTGATGGTGGTTTCGGTGCTGATGATGCGGTCGTCGGGGAGGGTGGGCCAGATGATCCAGCCGCGGATGTGGGTGTCGGGGAGGGTGTGGCGTAGTTCGTTGATGATGTCGGGGAGGGTTTCGGGTGTGGCGTCGTGGGGGTGGCGGGGGATGGGTGAGGCGATGATGGCGGCGCGGTTGCCGGCGAGGATGAGGTAGTCGGCGTGGTGTCCGGTGGTGGTGGGTACGGCGGCGAAGAGTCGGGCGGAGGGGATGTGGGTGAGGAGTTCGCGGAGGAGGGCGCCGGTGGCGCGGTCGGCGCGGGGTTGTTGGCCTGGTGGGGCGAAGGCGTTGTATTGGGTGAGTGCGGGTTTGATGGTGGCGCGTAGTTGGATGGTGAGGCGGAGTCGGCGGATGGTCCAGGGGACGGCTAGGCAGGCGAGGGCGTGGAGGGTGAAGGTGATGCCGATGGGGGAGGCGGAGGTGAGGTAGAGCATGGTGAGGGTGGCTAGGCCGGTGAGGATGGGGCCGGTTTTGGGGGTTTTGGGGGTGGCGGGGCGGGTGGATGCGTAGGTGATGAGGATGGCGGTGGTGGAGAGGAGGGGGATGGCGGTGGCGTGGAGGAGGGCGCCGTGGGTGTGGGTGAGGAGGGTGTGGGTGTAGAGGATGGCGGTGGCGATCCAGGTGAGGATGGCGCCTGCGGCGAGGCTGGTGCGGGTGAGGAGTGAGGGGGTGTGGGTGAGGCGGTTTTTGTGTATGCGGGCGTGCCAGGGTAGGGCGATGAGTTCGGTGGTGGTGGGGTTGTTGGTGGGGGGTTGTTTGGTGGTGGGGTTGATGCGCCAGGAGTGGGGGCGGCGGTGTTTTGAGCGGGTGTGGGTTTTGCCGTAGCGGCGGGCGGCGCGTTTGCCGTATTGGGCGAGGTCGTATTCGCGTCGGTGGCTGGGGTTGGAGAGGGTTTCCCAGGCGGTTTGGACGGCGTGGAATTCGGTGGTGGTGCCTCCGGCGTCGGGGTGGGTTTCGTGGAGGCGGCGCAGGTATGCGCTGCGGATGGTTTTGGGGTCCGCTTCGGGTGTGATGTGAAGTGTGCGGTAGTGGTCGGGTTCGCTCACGCCGTTGCTCCCGGATCAAGGTCAGGCGAGTGTGGGAGTTGCGCGCATGTGTGGGGGAGCGTGTGGTGTTGGCGTTGTGGTGTGTCCCCGTGGTGTCGCGCGTGTCCCGTGTCTGGTGACGGATTTACGACAGGTTCTCAGGGAGGGAAGTGTATCTATTGTTGGTTGGTTTGGGCTAGGGATTGGCGTGACTTTTGCTGGAGTTTGTGGATTTGTTGGTGGTTGGTGTTGTACCCGCACCTACCTGCGGATTGACTTTTGTCGATTTGGTTGTTGCGTTTGTCCTGACGCGACAAGTGAATGCCTCATTGGACAGTCGAATGGTGCGACGGTGGACGCGTTTTTGTTCGCCACCGGCCATCGCAAGGAATGTTCGAGTTCTTTTAGTTACTCCACCAGCGCGCCAACGCCGAAATGCTGGGGTCACGGTCGGCCTGGGCCGCCTCCCACGTGTCGTGGCCGCCCAGATCCGCCGGAGAGGGTGAGTCGAAATCCCCGCCGGGAATGAAGGCGACCGATTCGTGGCTGCCCAAGGCATCCACATCGGTCCAAGGGAACCCGTCAGATGGTTCAGGGGTGTCAATGTCCAGAATGGGTGGGGCCTGCCACGCCTGATCGGTGTCGCTGTAATTCTCAGCCACCAAAGGCAACTGCGGATGAGCCTCCACCGGGCCGGAATCGTCCAGAAACGTCCACTCCTCTTCGGGGAGACTCCCATTGGGTTCACCCTGACCCTGCAAGCCCACATCGCCCTCAGCGGCATCGCCAGTGTCGTTGACATCCAGATTGGCCCACGCATCAAGGTCTTCAAAGTCCGAGGGAAACAGCGGCCCATAGGCCTCGTCTGACTCGTGTCCCTCGGGTTCGTGGTCGTCGAGGTAGTCGTTGAAGTCATCCATGGAAGGCCCCTTGGGGAGTGATGGTGCGGGTCTTGGCCAGAACTTCGTCCAGCTGGCGAACTTTTTGACTCATGGCATCACGGCGACGCTTGAGCTGATCCTTTTTCTTAGCGCGAAGGTCCTTGTCAGCAACAGCGGCGGCCTCGGCGGTGCTGATACGGGCATCGATGGCCTCACCACGACGTCGCAAAGCCTCATCCAAAGCAGTGGTAAAGACGTACTCGATCTCGGTAAACCGATAGGCCACCTCCTCTTGCAGCGCAATACGAGCATCGACGAGAACATCGCGAACCCACCGGGCCGCGGCCTGCCGGTCACCGGTGATCTTGCGCCGATACAACAAAAACGCCCCAGCGGCGACCCCAATACCGATACCAGTGGCCGACAGCGCGGCGGTGGCCACCGTACCCAGGGCCCCCAACCCCAAAGCCCCAGCCCCAGCGGTGGCGGCCCGACCAGCCAGGAAAGCCACCCCAGCGGTGGAGGCAATCAAGAGAGCCGAATCGGCGTTGGCCTCCCTGCGGCGCCTACTCGGAGAAGTCGCGGTCAGCTGCGTGTGAATAGAACGGGTCGCCCTATCAAGCTCCGATTCAGTCAACAACTCAGACAACACCCGATGAGCCAGCAGCATAAACCTCTCGTGCAACTCCTGAGACAAACGCGAAGAGATAACCTGAAGAGCAACATCAAGCTTCTGCGGAAGAGCCTCGAGATCACTCTTCGAGGCACGTTCAGTATCGGTCAACAAAGACTCTTCGAGCTCCTTGAGATGACCCTTCAACCGAGAACCAACCTCAAGACGAGCACGAGCCGTCTCAGTACGCAAAGCCAAGTTCGCGCTGCGACTTTCGCTGTTCTTACGCTGAGCCAACAGCTTCTTCTCTTCACGCAGACGACTCACCACCTCAGGATCGGGATCCCAATCGGCCATCTCCTCCCCAGCCTCGGTAGCCAAACGCGCGAACTCAGAACGAGCCGCCCGCACCACGTTAGCCTCAGCCAACGCAGTGGAGGCCGAAGCGGCCGCCAACAGCGCCCTTTGCAGTTCACCCAAGCCCGACTGGGTGATGAGGGTGTGCTTGAGGTCGCCCTCGTAATGGTGGGCCTGTTGAGCCAAAAGAGCCGAGACCGGGTAATGAGCAGCAGTGCGGAAGCGGGAGGCGTGAGCGGCCAGGAGGTTCTTGTTTTCGGTGGCGATGGTGTGCCATCCAGGGTAGGCGTCGATCTTGGTGGTAGCGAAGACGACGTGATTGACCCGGCGGGAAGCCTCGACCAGGAAGGCCAGTTCAGTGGCGGTCATGGGAGTGGAAGCGTCGGTGACCATGAGCAGACAGGTGGCGCTGGCGGCGGCTTCGAGAGCGATGTGGGCGTGGTCGGGGTCCAGCCCGCCAGTGCCGGGGGTGTCGATGAGTCGGATGTGTTTGAGCAGCCCAGCGGGGTGACTGATACGCATGCGGCGTGGGGGCGCGATGCCCTCGGGTAGTTGTCCCAGCGCCGAGGCCCAGTTGGGGATGTCCTCGATCGGCACAGCGATGGGCTGATCGTGTCCAGGTTGCCAAGCTTGGGCTGCCAGGGTGGGGCCATGGACGAATTCGATGTAGGTGGAGGTGGCGGTGCGAACATCGACCGGGGAGAGTCCCGGCGCGGCCAACAGGGCGTTGATGAGGGAGGATTTGCCGCGTTTGGTTTCGCCGACCACGACGATGGATGCCTCACCGTGGGTGGATTGGGCCAACTGGTCGATGCTGGCCGCGGCAGTGGGATCGATAGTGCGCAGGCTTTGCCGAGCCGCTTGAGCGGCCTTACGGCACAAGTGCGTGATGTCGCTGCCGTGTGCGGAGGCGGTACTCATGAGGCGGCCTCCTGCTGAGAGTTGAGCTGTTGGGCCAGGAGGAAGAAACCACGGTGGGCCACGTGAGCGACGCGGGCTTGTTGAGGGGTGGCCATGCCGTTGGCGAAGGCACGCCAGCGTGAAGCGGCACTGAGTGCGGCGGTGCGTAGTTGCCGGTCGGTAGCCCCGGGCATGGCCAGCACCTGTGCGGGATCTTGGGTCAGCGCTAGCCGGGCCACCTCGGCTTCCATGTCTTCGGGGAGTGCCACCTGAGCGGTGGTGACCGCTGCGGCGGCGTCGAGAATCTTCAGCTGGTGGAATTCGGGCTTGGCCAGCAGCGTTTCGATGCCAGCGCGGATGATGTCGCGGT is a window encoding:
- a CDS encoding dynamin family protein gives rise to the protein MSTASAHGSDITHLCRKAAQAARQSLRTIDPTAAASIDQLAQSTHGEASIVVVGETKRGKSSLINALLAAPGLSPVDVRTATSTYIEFVHGPTLAAQAWQPGHDQPIAVPIEDIPNWASALGQLPEGIAPPRRMRISHPAGLLKHIRLIDTPGTGGLDPDHAHIALEAAASATCLLMVTDASTPMTATELAFLVEASRRVNHVVFATTKIDAYPGWHTIATENKNLLAAHASRFRTAAHYPVSALLAQQAHHYEGDLKHTLITQSGLGELQRALLAAASASTALAEANVVRAARSEFARLATEAGEEMADWDPDPEVVSRLREEKKLLAQRKNSESRSANLALRTETARARLEVGSRLKGHLKELEESLLTDTERASKSDLEALPQKLDVALQVISSRLSQELHERFMLLAHRVLSELLTESELDRATRSIHTQLTATSPSRRRREANADSALLIASTAGVAFLAGRAATAGAGALGLGALGTVATAALSATGIGIGVAAGAFLLYRRKITGDRQAAARWVRDVLVDARIALQEEVAYRFTEIEYVFTTALDEALRRRGEAIDARISTAEAAAVADKDLRAKKKDQLKRRRDAMSQKVRQLDEVLAKTRTITPQGAFHG
- a CDS encoding J domain-containing protein, which produces MSEPDHYRTLHITPEADPKTIRSAYLRRLHETHPDAGGTTTEFHAVQTAWETLSNPSHRREYDLAQYGKRAARRYGKTHTRSKHRRPHSWRINPTTKQPPTNNPTTTELIALPWHARIHKNRLTHTPSLLTRTSLAAGAILTWIATAILYTHTLLTHTHGALLHATAIPLLSTTAILITYASTRPATPKTPKTGPILTGLATLTMLYLTSASPIGITFTLHALACLAVPWTIRRLRLTIQLRATIKPALTQYNAFAPPGQQPRADRATGALLRELLTHIPSARLFAAVPTTTGHHADYLILAGNRAAIIASPIPRHPHDATPETLPDIINELRHTLPDTHIRGWIIWPTLPDDRIISTETTISHLPTNQAASDIGTWLTPQAHHLHLPTLRRLRDRLTAIQLTPTQPDTSPV